Proteins from a genomic interval of Salvelinus alpinus chromosome 7, SLU_Salpinus.1, whole genome shotgun sequence:
- the LOC139580722 gene encoding serine/threonine-protein kinase LMTK2-like — protein MDPHLIGYPLLATRMGVVVVEQTDESDQWYEDFQCWLSSGERGPQASPVAPHRNPVTPQPGHVSLEVDEPVHGRKVSFFDDVTVYVFDQESPTRELQSHWPETNSKETKGQSPIPIYRHTPETNDQSPIPPCSCVNHLPHMATSGVCLEDNGLGLEWEDDFSFLDSSHKTKMADHHLIISESSISSASPHQTSTSSHQRWSCPSTHACSQLRPSSLVLTHVTDADLEQ, from the exons ATGGACCCTCATCTTATTGGCTACCCCTTATTGGCTACCCGAATGGGTGTGGTCGTAGTGGAGCAAACTGATGAGAGCGACCAATG GTATGAAGACTTCCAGTGCTGGCTCTCATCAGGTGAGAGGGGCCCCCAGGCCAGCCCCGTAGCCCCCCACCGCAACCCTGTGACCCCCCAGCCCGGCCATGTGTCATTAGAAGTGGACGAACCTGTACACGGGAGGAAGGTGTCTTTCTTTGATGATGTCACTGTCTATGTGTTTGATCAG GAGAGTCCCACCAGGGAGCTACAAAGTCACTGGCCAGAGACCAACAGCAAAGAGACCAAGGGTCAATCTCCAATACCAATTTACAGACACACACCTGAGACCAATGATCAATCCCCAATCCCGCCCTGCAGCTGTGTCAACCATCTACCTCACATGGCAACCTCAGGGGTCTGCTTAGAGGACAATG GTCTTGGTTTAGAATGGGAGGATGACTTCTCCTTCTTGGACAGCTCCCACAAAACCAAGATGGCCGATCACCATCTTATAATATCAGAATCCAGTATATCTTCCGCATCCCCCCACCAGACCTCCACATCCTCACACCAGAGGTGGAGTTGTCCATCCACCCATGCCTGCTCACAGTTGAGACCTTCTAGTCTGGTCCTCACCCACGTCACTGATGCTGACCTGGAGCAGTGA
- the LOC139580724 gene encoding class A basic helix-loop-helix protein 15-like, which produces MKSKGKAAKSSRKPWTGPDPEPETSDTSEPGSSEQEGSEASVRIGGSWRGVLRGGDREQGRGGGVATHNPHRRRRSHNSNKERNVRRLESNERERQRMHKLNNAFQALREAIPHVKMDKKLSKIETLTLAENYIKSLTTIILGMSSARLPPGETPTEASAARLLQCYQQHLEEDGEESLSQFLTQIHSFSQES; this is translated from the coding sequence ATGAAGTCTAAAGGGAAGGCCGCTAAGTCATCCAGAAAACCCTGGACTGGGCCAGACCCCGAACCAGAGACCAGTGACACCAGTGAACCAGGCTCTAGCGAACAAGAGGGCTCTGAGGCTTCGGTCCGTATCGGAGGCTCCTGGAGGGGGGTCTTGAGGGGCGGGGACCGCGagcaaggtagaggaggaggggttgcCACCCACAACCCCCACAGACGCCGACGGTCTCACAACAGCAACAAAGAACGCAACGTCCGGCGGCTGGAGAGCAACGAGCGAGAGCGCCAGCGCATGCACAAACTTAACAACGCTTTCCAGGCCCTCAGAGAGGCCATCCCGCATGTCAAAATGGATAAGAAGCTCTCCAAAATCGAGACGCTGACGCTGGCCGAGAACTACATCAAGTCCCTGACCACCATCATCCTGGGGATGTCCAGCGCCCGCCTGCCCCCCGGGGAGACACCGACAGAGGCTAGCGCTGCCAGACTGCTCCAGTGTTACCAGCAGCACctggaggaggatggggaggagagctTGTCTCAGTTCCTCACCCAGATTCACAGCTTTAGCCAGGAAAGCTAA